Genomic segment of Vitis riparia cultivar Riparia Gloire de Montpellier isolate 1030 chromosome 19, EGFV_Vit.rip_1.0, whole genome shotgun sequence:
AATGCCTACACCCTGGCTTTAAGAATGGCTACTACCAGGTCTGAGTCACTCTTCCGTTGGGTGTGGGAAGCCAACAGGGGGAAACCAGTCGGCGAGAATGCAACACTGACCTTTGGCACAGATGGAAATCTTGTCTTAGCCCATGCTGATGGCCGAGTCGCCTGGCAGACCGGCACTGCCAACAAGGGCGTGGTGGGGCTCAGACTGCTTCCAACTGGAAACCTGGTGCTTTATGACTCAAAAGGTAAGTTTATGTGGCAGAGTTTTGACTACCCCACTGATACATTGCTAGTGGGTCAGTCCCTTAGGGCAGGGGGTGTGACCAAGCTTGTTAGCCGGGCATCCGAGGCAGACAACTCGGATGGGAAATACAGCTTGGTTATGGAGCCAAAAAGATTGGCTATGTACTATAAGGGTACCAACTCCCCAAAGCCAATTCTCTATGCTACATCTTCAGTATGGTTTACCATTGATAAGGGTTCTTTAACAAATGTAACCTTAACTTGTTCTCCTGACACTGACGAGGGTTATGCTTATAATCTGATATTAGACTACTATGTCTCCAATTCCCAAAACCCCAGTGGGAACCGCATCTTGGTTAGGCCTAAATACAATAGCACATTAACGATTCTTCGGCTTGGAATCGATGGAAACATTAGGTTATACACGTACTATGACAAGGTGGATTGGCGAGCTTGGGAAGTGACCTACACTCTCTTTGATAGGGATTCGGATGAGGAAACCGAGTGCCAATTGCCGGAGCGGTGCGGGAAGTTTGGGCTATGTGAGGACAACCAGTGTGTGGCTTGCCCATCACCGAAAGGGCTGATGGGGTGGAGCAAGGATTGTGCCCCATTGAAGTTATCTGGTTGTGGGGTGAATGATTTTCACTACTACAAACTTGAAGGGGTTGATCATTTCATGAATAAGTACAGTAATGGAGATGGAACCATGAAGGAGAAGCAATGTTCGGATAAATGTAGCAAGGACTGTAAGTGTCTGGGCTACTTCTACCACACCCTCGAATCAAGATGTTGGATTGCATATGACCTGAACACCCTAACCAAAGTCCAGAATACAACACATTTGGCTTATATAAAGGCACCCAATAAGTACTGAAGAGAACTGAGCTTTGTTGTTTGGAGTTGATCTTTCTTATGATCAGGATGATGAATAAGGgaaagtggaaaagaaaatggtgaaggctttcttttt
This window contains:
- the LOC117908434 gene encoding epidermis-specific secreted glycoprotein EP1-like codes for the protein MSYPSPFILLFVFLFSISISSFIAQASVPINSTFKYVNEGEFGPYIVEYDGNYRTLPIFASPFQFCFYNTTPNAYTLALRMATTRSESLFRWVWEANRGKPVGENATLTFGTDGNLVLAHADGRVAWQTGTANKGVVGLRLLPTGNLVLYDSKGKFMWQSFDYPTDTLLVGQSLRAGGVTKLVSRASEADNSDGKYSLVMEPKRLAMYYKGTNSPKPILYATSSVWFTIDKGSLTNVTLTCSPDTDEGYAYNLILDYYVSNSQNPSGNRILVRPKYNSTLTILRLGIDGNIRLYTYYDKVDWRAWEVTYTLFDRDSDEETECQLPERCGKFGLCEDNQCVACPSPKGLMGWSKDCAPLKLSGCGVNDFHYYKLEGVDHFMNKYSNGDGTMKEKQCSDKCSKDCKCLGYFYHTLESRCWIAYDLNTLTKVQNTTHLAYIKAPNKY